CCTGCACGCCCTTTTCGTTGGCGGCGATCTGCGCCTTCAGGTCGGCCAGGTTCTGCTGCGGGTTGCGGCTGGGATATTCGCCGCCCTGCAGCAACGCGATGATGCGCTCCTCCTGCAGCACGCCGGCCTCCACCAGCTTCACGTTGTCCAGCTGTACGCCTTCTTCTTCGATGCGGGTGGAAAACGGCGGCATGGAGCCCGGCGTGACCCCGCCCACGTCGGCATGGTGGCCGCGGCTGCCCACGTAGAAGGTGGGTTCGGCCGCCTCGCCGATGTAGACCGGCGTGATGACGGTGATGTCCGGCAGGTGCGTGCCGCCGTGGTAGGGGTCGTTCAGCACGAAGACGTCGCCGCGCTGCATGCGGCCGCGGTTGCGCTCGATCACGGTGCGGATGCTCTCGCCCATGGACCCCAAGTGCACCGGCATGTGCGGCGCGTTGGCGATCAGCAGGCCCTGGCCGTCGAACAGCGCGCACGAGAAGTCCAGCCGCTCCTTGATGTTCACCGAGTAGGCCGTGTTTTGCAGCTGCAGGCCCATCTGCTCGGCGATGTTCATGAACAGGTTGTTGAACACCTCCAGCAGCACCGGGTCCACCGTGGTGCCGGCGGCGTGGCGCGCCGGGCGCGGCGCGTGGCGGGTCAGCAGCAGGTGGTCCAGCGCGGTCAAGCGGGCACGCCAGCCCGGCTCGACCACGGTGGTGGCGTTCTTCTCGGCAATGATGGCCGGGCCGTCGATCTCGTCGCCGGGGCGCAGGTCGTCCCGCACCACCAGGGCCGCGTCATGCCAGGCGGGGGTGCCATCGATGCCGGTGGTGAACACGCGCACCGTCTCGCGCCGCGGCACCTCGCGCGGCGGGTGCAGTTCATGCGTGCGCTCAGGCGCAACGTCGGCGGCCAGAACGGCCTCGACCGACACCGCCTCCACCACCAGGGCCTTGCCCTGCATCAGAAAGGCAAAGCGCTGGCGGTAGGCCGCCTCGAACGCCGCCGTCACGGCGGCCAGGTCGCCAAAGGGCACGACCAGGGCCGAGTCCGTGCCCTCATAGCGCAAGTGCACGCGCCGACGCACATCGACCGCGCCGGTGGCCACCTGCTCGCTGGCCATCTGCGCCTGCGCGGCCTCGGCCAGCGCGTCCAGCGTGGCGGCAATCTGCGGCATGGCCGAATCCTGCAGCCGCAGCTCCAGCGCCTGCTCGCGCATCACGCTCTGGTCGGCCAGGCCCATGCCGTAGGCCGACAGCACGCCCGCCAGCGGGTGCACCAGCACCTGCGGCATGGCCAGCGCATCGGCCACCAGGCAGGCGTGCTGGCCGCCCGCACCGCCAAAGCACTGCAGCGTGTAGCGCGTCACGTCGTAGCCGCGCGCCACCGAGATCTTCTTGATGGCATTGGCCATCTGCTGCACGGCGATCTGGATGAAGCCGTGGGCCACGTCCTCGCCGCTGCGGCCGGTCTGCGCGGCCAGCTCGGCAAAGCGCTCACGCACCACGGGGCCGTCCAGCGCCTCGTTGGCCGCGGGGCCGAACACGCGCGGGAAGTGCGCCGGCTGGATCTTGCCGACCATGACGTTGGCGTCTGTCACCGCCAGCGGCCCGCCGCGGCGGTAGCTGGCCGGGCCCGGGTGCGCCCCGGCGCTGTGCGGGCCGACGCGAAAACGCGCCCCGTCAAACGACAGGATGGAGCCGCCGCCCGCCGCCACCGTGTGGATGCTCATCATGGGCGCGCGCATGCGCACGCCGGCCACCTGGGTCTCGAATTCGCGCTCGAACTCGCCCGCGAAGTGGCTCACGTCGGTCGATGTGCCGCCCATGTCGAAGCCGATCACGCGCACGCCTTGCTCCGCCTCGCCAAAGGCCATCTGCGCCGTGCGCGCCATGCCGACGATGCCGCCGGCCGGGCCGGACAGGATGGCGTCCTTGCCCTGGAAGTGGTGCGCCTCCGTCAGCCCGCCCGACGACTGCATGAAAAACAAAGGCACGCCGGGCATCTCGGCCTCCACCTGCTCCACGTAGCGGCGCAGGATGGGCGAGAGGTAGGCATCCACCACCGTGGTGTCGCCGCGGCTGACGAACTTCATCAACGGGCTGGTGGCGTGCGAGACGCTGACCTGGGTGAAGCCTGCCTCGCGCGCCAGCCGCGCGGCCACCTGCTCGTGCTGGGTGTGGCGCCAGCCGTGCATGAAGACGATGGCCACGCTGCGCAGGCCGGCGTCGTGGGCGGCCCACAGGCGCTCGCGCAGGTGGTCTTCCTCCAGCGGCTGCAGCACCTCGCCGTGCGCGCCGATGCGCTCCTGCGCCTCGATCACGCGCTCATACAGCAGCTCGGGCAGCACGATGTGCCGGTCAAACAGGCGCGGGCGGTTTTGGTAGGCGATGCGCAGCGCGTCGCGAAAGCCGCGCGTGGTCACCAAGAGCGTCGGCTCGCCCTTGCGCTCCAGCAGCGCGTTGGTGGCCACGGTGGTGCCCATCTTCACGCACTCGACCAGTTCGCGCGTGACGGGCGCGCCCGGCGCCAGGCCCAGCAGGTGGCGGATGCCGGCCACGGCCGCGTCGCGGTACTGCTCGGGGTTGTGCGACAGCAGCTTGTGCGTGACCAGCGCGCCCTGCGGACTGCGGCCCACGATGTCGGTGAAGGTGCCGCCCCGGTCCACCCAGAACTGCCAGAATTTCGATGCCATGCGCGTAGCTCCTCAGGAAAGGGCCGGCCCGCCGCTGGTGGCTTACCGGGTAGCAGCCCACAATTTACCGATAATTTATAGGCAAATCATGCACCCAACCCACGGGACAACCACCAGCCCCGCACCGCTGCTGGACGTAACGCTGGAGCGCACCCTGCACGCCTGGGTGCGGCGCTTTTCGCAGTCGCAGTGGCGCGGCCGACACCTCGAGGGCTGGCTGTTCGAGGGCGCCGCAGCCCGCCGCCAGGCCGAGGGCCAGCTGGCCGCCGCCGGCGTGCATGCGCAGCTGCACAGCGCCTACAAGCCGCTGGTGCAGCACTTCATCGACCATGTGGCAATCGCCCCGCTGGCCGCCGTGCACGTGCACTACCCGCGCGCCGCCGTGGGCGAGCCACGCCGCTTTGCGCTGGAGGCCTACCCGCTGGGCAGCCTGCTGCCCGCAGGCGGCGTGCAGCTGACGTCCCGCGCGGACGAGCGGCCCTGGTATGACGTGCAGCTGCAGCTGAAGGACGGACGCAGCGTGCGCCAGCGTGTGCATGCCCCCAACCGCCGGCACACCGACGCCGCGGGCGACGCCGTGCTCTCGCCTACGGGCTGGCTGCGCGTGGGCACGGCGCCGGGCCTGGCCGACCTGATCGACGAGCCCGTCTGCACCGACTACGAACAGGCTTTCGCGCAGGCCATGCAGGCCGTGTGCAGCCAGCCCTGGCCGCAGCACGAGCCCTACTTCGAGCGGCTGGACATCCGCATCGACCTGCCCGGCTACGAGCAGCCGCTGGACTGGGCCGGCGAGACCATCAGCACGCTGGAGGCTCTGCACGAGGAGCTGTACTTTTCGCTGCTGGAACACTTCCAGCAGCACAGCGGCCGCCCCGCCGGCGACCGGCGCCTGCAGCCCGGCCAGATCGTGCCGGACGTGCGCGGCGGCGCCCACGCCGTGCGCGTGCGCGTGGCCCTGCGCGCCTTTGACGCGCCGGCGCAGGACGCGCTGGCCGCCTCCGCGGACGACGGCCAGCCGCTGCACCTGCTGGCCACCGCCCCCTCGCCTGCGCGCATCGCGCGCACCCTGCATGCCTGGCCCGCCGAGCGCTTCAGCGCCCCCACGCGCCAGGGCCGCACCGTATGGGGCCAGTACCACGCGGGCAGCCAGCACCCGGTCTTCATCAGCGCCGGCCAGCATGCCAACGAGACCTCGGGCGTCGTCGGCGCGCTGCGCGCCGCGCAGGCGCTGCAGGGGCAGCCCGGGGCGCACTTCGCCCTGATCGCGCTGGAAAACCCCGACGGCTACGCCCTGCACCGCGAGCTGTGCGCCCATCACCCCGGCCACATGCACCACGCCGCGCGCTACACCGCCCTGGGCGACGACGTGGAATACCGCGACCGCGAGCCGCTGCTGGAGCGCCAGGCGCGTCAGCAGGCGCTGGCCCGCTCTGGCGCGCAGCTGCACGTCAACCTGCATGGCTACCCGGCGCACGAGTGGACGCGCCCGCTGTCGGGCTACGTGCCGCGCGGCTTCGGGCCGTGGATGCTGCCCAAGGGCTTCTTCCTCATCCTGCGCCACCACGCCGGCTGGCAGCAGCCCGCCCGCGAATTGCTCGAAGCGGTGTGCCGGCGGCTGGCGGGTGTCCCGGGGCTGGCCGAATTCAACGCGCGCCAGCGCGCGCTGTATGAACTGCACGCCGGGCCCCTGCCCTTCGAGGTGCTGCACGGCATCGCCTGCATGCAGTCCGAGACCACGCACGACGCCCCGGTCACGCTGATCACCGAGTTTCCCGACGAGACGGTGCACGGCGCGCCCTTCCAGTTCGCGCACACCGTGCAGATGGAGGCGGCATTGGCAGCGGTGCAGGCGTGGCAGCCCCTCATGGCCGCGCGCCAGAGCTGAACGGCGGGCCGCAGCCGCCAGCCGGGCGGCCTGTGGAACAAGGCCCTCGCAGGCGGCACGGCGCGCCATCGTGGTCGCGCTGGGCCGCAACGGCCCGGTGATCTGTGAGGCCGGCGGCGACCCCTGTGTCCATTCGCACAAGCAGGGCGACGCGTTCGGCGCGGACAGGGGGGCGCCGGCCAGAAGGAGACGGCCAGCCGCACCAGGCACCCCCATCGCCGCACCGGCGCACATCAACTTTGATAGCTGCCTGCGCTTGTCTGGCGCGGCTTTCAGCCGCTTTTGTTGCCGAAATCTTGGTCTCAGCGCGCAGGCGAGCCGGGCGGCGCGCCGGCGCTTTCCACCACGGCAATGCGCCGGCGCAGGGCCTGCGCCAGGGCGGCATCGCCAGCGTCCCGGGCGCGCTGCTCGCCCACCAGCAGCCAGGCCAGCAGCGGGCGGCGCCAGCCCTGCTGCGATGCGGTGTCGGCCGCCAGCGTCAGCAGCTGCGGCGTGGCGCGGCCAGCCTGCACGGCGGCGCCAGCGGCCACCAGGCGGGCCAGCGGATCGGCCATAGCGGCAATGGCCGCTTCGCCGCCCGCCGCCGCCGCGCGCTGCGCCGGGGGCAGCTGCGCCGCATTGGCCGGGTGGCCAGCCAGGTAGTCGGCGTAGGCCAGCAGCTCGGCATCGTGCACATCGGCGCGCAGGGCCTCGAAGGCCGGGCAGCCGCTTGCCTGCAGGCTCGCCACCTCGGCGGCGCAGCGCATCAGCTCCAGCCGCGCCAGCAGCTCGGGGCGCCCGGTGCGCGAGACTTCGGCGCGCGCGCGCGTCCACTCCAGCGCCGCCACGCGGCTGTCGCCAGAGAGGTACGCCTGCGT
The DNA window shown above is from Pulveribacter suum and carries:
- a CDS encoding hydantoinase B/oxoprolinase family protein, translated to MASKFWQFWVDRGGTFTDIVGRSPQGALVTHKLLSHNPEQYRDAAVAGIRHLLGLAPGAPVTRELVECVKMGTTVATNALLERKGEPTLLVTTRGFRDALRIAYQNRPRLFDRHIVLPELLYERVIEAQERIGAHGEVLQPLEEDHLRERLWAAHDAGLRSVAIVFMHGWRHTQHEQVAARLAREAGFTQVSVSHATSPLMKFVSRGDTTVVDAYLSPILRRYVEQVEAEMPGVPLFFMQSSGGLTEAHHFQGKDAILSGPAGGIVGMARTAQMAFGEAEQGVRVIGFDMGGTSTDVSHFAGEFEREFETQVAGVRMRAPMMSIHTVAAGGGSILSFDGARFRVGPHSAGAHPGPASYRRGGPLAVTDANVMVGKIQPAHFPRVFGPAANEALDGPVVRERFAELAAQTGRSGEDVAHGFIQIAVQQMANAIKKISVARGYDVTRYTLQCFGGAGGQHACLVADALAMPQVLVHPLAGVLSAYGMGLADQSVMREQALELRLQDSAMPQIAATLDALAEAAQAQMASEQVATGAVDVRRRVHLRYEGTDSALVVPFGDLAAVTAAFEAAYRQRFAFLMQGKALVVEAVSVEAVLAADVAPERTHELHPPREVPRRETVRVFTTGIDGTPAWHDAALVVRDDLRPGDEIDGPAIIAEKNATTVVEPGWRARLTALDHLLLTRHAPRPARHAAGTTVDPVLLEVFNNLFMNIAEQMGLQLQNTAYSVNIKERLDFSCALFDGQGLLIANAPHMPVHLGSMGESIRTVIERNRGRMQRGDVFVLNDPYHGGTHLPDITVITPVYIGEAAEPTFYVGSRGHHADVGGVTPGSMPPFSTRIEEEGVQLDNVKLVEAGVLQEERIIALLQGGEYPSRNPQQNLADLKAQIAANEKGVQELQRMARHFGLPVVQAYMQHVQDNAEESVRRAIARLAARLQDGRFTLPLDNGAQITVAVRIDAAQRSAVIDFTGTSAQQTNNFNAPTAVCMAAVLYVFRSLVDDDIPLNAGCLKPLQVIIPPGCMLNPNAPASVVAGNVETSSCITNALLGALGVSAASQCTMNNFTFGDERYQYYETVSGGSGAGGEFDEAGVLVGGFAGTSVVQTHMTNSRLTDPEVLEFRFPVLLESFAIRKGSGGAGRWAGGEGGVRRLRFLAPMTASILSNGRVHGAFGMAGGQAGAPGVNRVVRANGRVEPLEHIAQVRMEPGDLFEIQTPGGGGFGAA
- a CDS encoding M14 family metallopeptidase, with amino-acid sequence MHPTHGTTTSPAPLLDVTLERTLHAWVRRFSQSQWRGRHLEGWLFEGAAARRQAEGQLAAAGVHAQLHSAYKPLVQHFIDHVAIAPLAAVHVHYPRAAVGEPRRFALEAYPLGSLLPAGGVQLTSRADERPWYDVQLQLKDGRSVRQRVHAPNRRHTDAAGDAVLSPTGWLRVGTAPGLADLIDEPVCTDYEQAFAQAMQAVCSQPWPQHEPYFERLDIRIDLPGYEQPLDWAGETISTLEALHEELYFSLLEHFQQHSGRPAGDRRLQPGQIVPDVRGGAHAVRVRVALRAFDAPAQDALAASADDGQPLHLLATAPSPARIARTLHAWPAERFSAPTRQGRTVWGQYHAGSQHPVFISAGQHANETSGVVGALRAAQALQGQPGAHFALIALENPDGYALHRELCAHHPGHMHHAARYTALGDDVEYRDREPLLERQARQQALARSGAQLHVNLHGYPAHEWTRPLSGYVPRGFGPWMLPKGFFLILRHHAGWQQPARELLEAVCRRLAGVPGLAEFNARQRALYELHAGPLPFEVLHGIACMQSETTHDAPVTLITEFPDETVHGAPFQFAHTVQMEAALAAVQAWQPLMAARQS